A genomic stretch from uncultured Pseudodesulfovibrio sp. includes:
- a CDS encoding HAD hydrolase family protein, translating to MNIAWFGVSHGCAIVADKVFCCPDYESKGAEMTAYPPVTLLVRNVEKSAAFYKKSLGFDLAWNALLMGPFGQCLRLVEARDATAGGCVIVTIEVPDISKAVAAILDNGGGRAEKLMGDKPLYLGLDGEMIALTQRGLPGAEKVKLVVYDFDGVMTDNTVSVDQDGREYVRANRSDGLGVGMIRKLGLEQVILSTEVNPVVKARADKIRLEAIHGIRDKASALLELADKRSISVAEVLFVGNDTNDAGGMALAGFKVAPADAHPSILAQADYITVARGGEGVIRELADVLAAARS from the coding sequence ATGAACATTGCGTGGTTTGGTGTATCGCACGGTTGCGCCATTGTGGCGGACAAGGTATTCTGCTGCCCGGATTATGAATCAAAAGGAGCCGAAATGACTGCGTATCCTCCCGTCACTCTGCTGGTCAGGAATGTCGAAAAATCTGCCGCGTTTTATAAGAAATCCCTTGGCTTCGATCTGGCCTGGAATGCTTTGCTCATGGGGCCGTTTGGTCAATGCCTGCGTTTGGTGGAGGCAAGGGATGCCACTGCCGGAGGGTGTGTCATTGTGACAATTGAAGTGCCGGACATTTCAAAGGCCGTGGCAGCCATTCTGGATAACGGCGGCGGTCGCGCAGAAAAGCTCATGGGCGATAAACCCCTCTATCTCGGTCTGGATGGCGAAATGATCGCGTTGACGCAGCGCGGACTGCCCGGCGCCGAGAAAGTGAAGCTCGTGGTGTATGACTTCGACGGTGTCATGACAGACAATACCGTCTCCGTGGATCAGGATGGCCGGGAATATGTTCGGGCAAATCGAAGTGACGGTCTGGGTGTCGGCATGATTCGCAAGCTCGGTCTTGAGCAGGTTATTTTGAGTACCGAGGTCAACCCTGTGGTGAAAGCCAGGGCCGACAAGATCCGCCTGGAAGCCATTCACGGTATACGTGACAAGGCCTCTGCCCTGCTTGAGTTGGCGGACAAGCGATCCATCTCTGTTGCCGAGGTGCTGTTCGTGGGTAATGATACTAATGATGCTGGAGGCATGGCTCTGGCGGGGTTCAAGGTGGCCCCTGCGGATGCACACCCTTCCATTCTTGCTCAGGCTGACTACATCACCGTAGCACGAGGAGGCGAAGGCGTGATCCGTGAACTCGCCGATGTGCTGGCTGCCGCGAGATCATAG
- a CDS encoding DNA integrity scanning protein DisA nucleotide-binding domain protein, translating into MPEASFENICLFHILDGLREGLSHFSTPSRAAVIYAKSKDSPPRVCDPQNLLEGHEPKLRDYYLYSNKWREDPPEGQELEIINSEKAGLDLSGIITLGARSQPMHYQMWFTEEHPDMCSLGPTRNWLEYAVELVSQNFETCNVMGLDTAGFMLQHCANHAIRNFIVDERSRMGWLDTQIRVYPFLDAIMGVSGTKEEGAWPRGRIVVVEPSQLDQVRMVCRFPLHEQPRLSDTKHVRKLLQAVEFSGRVLVSDGSTVLGIAIGPMPGAYLAAQFSGTHGFLWIKDDLVCSFSDGRFHSSNLMANLVQLEEQLLETDLTMEEQHTLLHIVSHIVNRVRDRKHGCTLIVDAGTEFLKTAGQHFETPLDLQESSQLKLACSLAKLDGALHIGRDLKLYGFGCLMDGLSVPGENRARGARFNSALRFTAEHENIVVVVVSSDRPVSIIKDGVELTALCNFQQIRGFTRPPLLAEWVMS; encoded by the coding sequence ATGCCGGAAGCCTCGTTTGAGAATATCTGTCTATTCCATATACTGGATGGACTTCGCGAAGGGTTGTCACACTTTTCAACCCCGAGCCGTGCCGCTGTGATTTATGCCAAAAGCAAAGATTCTCCTCCCCGTGTATGCGATCCGCAAAATCTGCTGGAAGGTCACGAACCAAAGCTCAGGGATTACTACCTGTATTCCAACAAATGGCGGGAAGACCCGCCGGAAGGTCAGGAACTGGAAATCATTAATTCCGAGAAGGCCGGGCTAGACCTCTCTGGAATCATTACATTGGGTGCTCGCTCCCAGCCTATGCACTATCAAATGTGGTTCACGGAAGAACACCCGGACATGTGTTCGCTTGGTCCGACCCGGAACTGGCTGGAATATGCCGTGGAGCTGGTTTCCCAGAATTTTGAAACATGCAATGTCATGGGGTTGGATACCGCGGGATTCATGTTGCAGCATTGCGCTAATCACGCCATTCGCAACTTTATCGTGGATGAACGAAGCCGTATGGGGTGGCTGGATACCCAGATACGGGTCTATCCTTTTCTGGATGCAATAATGGGTGTGTCTGGGACCAAGGAAGAAGGCGCATGGCCCAGGGGCCGTATTGTTGTGGTTGAGCCAAGCCAGCTTGACCAGGTTCGTATGGTCTGCCGTTTCCCTCTGCATGAGCAACCGAGACTTTCAGATACCAAGCATGTGCGCAAGTTGTTGCAGGCCGTGGAGTTTTCCGGGCGCGTACTGGTTTCTGACGGCTCCACGGTGCTTGGGATCGCCATCGGCCCCATGCCGGGGGCGTACCTGGCTGCTCAGTTCAGCGGTACTCACGGATTTTTGTGGATCAAGGATGATTTGGTCTGCAGTTTTTCTGATGGTCGGTTCCATTCTTCCAACCTGATGGCCAATCTGGTCCAGCTTGAAGAGCAATTACTGGAGACTGATCTGACCATGGAGGAGCAGCATACCCTGCTTCACATCGTTTCGCATATCGTCAACAGGGTGCGTGACCGTAAGCATGGGTGCACTCTGATCGTGGATGCGGGCACTGAATTTCTCAAAACAGCGGGCCAGCACTTTGAAACACCTTTGGATCTACAGGAAAGCAGTCAGCTCAAGCTCGCCTGTTCTTTGGCGAAGCTGGATGGGGCTCTGCATATAGGTCGAGACCTGAAGCTCTACGGTTTCGGTTGCCTCATGGACGGTCTTTCTGTCCCCGGCGAGAACAGGGCGCGTGGGGCGCGATTCAACTCGGCGTTGCGATTCACTGCGGAGCATGAAAATATCGTGGTGGTCGTGGTGTCGTCAGATCGGCCTGTTTCCATCATCAAGGACGGCGTTGAGCTGACCGCTTTATGTAATTTTCAGCAGATTCGCGGTTTTACCCGCCCTCCTCTGCTGGCTGAATGGGTGATGAGCTAA
- a CDS encoding competence protein ComEC translates to MTGVWISDPIFWLIALPALAVSGLLMQMVLSLFRCCASFTLRGKPIQLKWWMIPATSCLCCLVWGMAIAYAVFFTP, encoded by the coding sequence ATGACCGGAGTCTGGATCTCAGATCCGATATTCTGGCTTATCGCCCTGCCTGCGCTTGCCGTATCCGGCCTGCTCATGCAGATGGTCCTGTCTCTTTTCCGCTGTTGCGCTTCCTTCACGCTGCGCGGCAAGCCCATTCAACTCAAATGGTGGATGATTCCGGCTACCAGCTGTCTCTGCTGCCTTGTCTGGGGCATGGCGATTGCCTATGCCGTGTTCTTCACTCCATGA
- a CDS encoding methyl-accepting chemotaxis protein: MKLSVKMLIFCLFIGILPLGGMVGYSLHTASGSLKEQARSKLAAIKEAKIHDLYALTETWNKDITMFSEARYVYSALVRLRDIAFYEAKPGEKLDVTNEDYAHALNRVSGEFTPWTTIRGYADALILDDTGRVVFSIARGRELGEDIARGPLSRSRLQKAWKRALAGETVIVDFHPYAPLKQLPCAFIAAPIRRHGKEIEGVAVLRIPIESVNAVMSARAGMGKTGEAYLVGQDRLMRSDLFSGSEQYSVVASFSAPRRGVMNTVPARKGLDGESGSMDATDYRGKAVLADFAPVPVGDTVWGLVAKIDASEALESVKVLENAAMVVGAASATGILLVTLLFLRCALLRPLNALREYAGKVSEGDLSAIPQGVFKGELKQVQEAIELMVHNLAGKMQEAKAASELAQSRAAEAEVAVVRAERERQARTDAARAQREGMLQAAGMLESIVSGMKDASGVVNSESDRILEGANSLSRRVERTAVSMEQLSGSINEVAGNAEKASKAAAIAQNRAREGAGVVRKTVNSIGDVHHITEQLKIKVSSLGSKADSIDKVMTVISDIADQTNLLALNAAIEAARAGEAGRGFAVVADEVRKLAEKTMDATREVGVSITDIQTDVRENIRGMDMAADKVDLANALAGESGDALNEIMEFFESMTRQVEAIAAASSQQSVAGEEINRAVSEVDAVSSETALAVNGTGSAIFALTNQIETLSKLHGLFLLLGEGRVQEEVAELSRDPLLSSSDRSRQQEILNRVVHGNSGLEIAWITDSAGIQVTECAQAHGVSAGTVTGCVGTDWSDFDWFQEPMRTGETYISNIYHSRAVDDYCLTVSTPVRNPGGDIVGVLAVDVRHGA; the protein is encoded by the coding sequence ATGAAGCTCAGTGTAAAAATGCTTATTTTTTGTTTATTCATAGGTATTCTGCCTTTAGGCGGCATGGTCGGGTACAGCCTGCATACTGCGTCCGGGAGCCTGAAGGAGCAGGCACGAAGCAAACTTGCTGCAATCAAGGAAGCCAAAATTCATGACTTGTATGCTTTGACTGAGACTTGGAACAAGGACATCACCATGTTTTCCGAGGCGCGATACGTTTACAGCGCACTGGTCCGGCTGCGGGATATTGCATTTTATGAGGCCAAGCCCGGCGAGAAGCTGGACGTCACCAATGAGGACTATGCCCACGCCCTGAACCGGGTGTCCGGCGAGTTTACCCCCTGGACCACGATTCGTGGGTATGCCGACGCCCTGATTCTGGATGACACCGGCCGTGTTGTTTTCTCCATTGCCCGTGGCCGTGAGCTGGGTGAGGATATAGCGAGGGGGCCACTGTCCAGAAGTAGGCTCCAGAAGGCCTGGAAACGCGCCCTCGCCGGAGAGACTGTCATAGTCGACTTCCACCCCTATGCTCCCTTGAAACAACTCCCCTGCGCGTTTATCGCCGCTCCTATCAGGCGCCATGGAAAGGAAATTGAAGGTGTGGCAGTCCTGCGTATTCCAATTGAAAGCGTCAATGCAGTCATGAGTGCGCGGGCCGGAATGGGGAAAACCGGCGAAGCCTATCTGGTGGGACAGGATAGGCTCATGCGTTCCGATTTGTTTTCTGGCTCGGAACAATACAGCGTGGTCGCCTCTTTTTCCGCTCCGCGCCGGGGTGTCATGAATACCGTCCCTGCCCGCAAGGGGCTGGATGGTGAGAGCGGGAGCATGGATGCAACAGACTATCGGGGCAAGGCGGTGTTGGCAGACTTCGCCCCTGTTCCTGTAGGTGATACCGTCTGGGGGCTTGTGGCCAAAATTGACGCTTCCGAAGCGTTGGAATCGGTGAAAGTCCTCGAAAATGCGGCCATGGTTGTTGGCGCTGCGTCTGCGACAGGCATTCTTTTGGTCACACTCCTTTTTCTGCGGTGCGCCCTGCTCCGTCCACTCAATGCTCTACGCGAATATGCGGGGAAAGTGTCTGAAGGCGACCTCAGTGCTATCCCTCAGGGCGTGTTCAAGGGAGAATTGAAACAGGTTCAAGAAGCGATAGAGCTGATGGTGCACAATCTGGCCGGCAAGATGCAGGAAGCGAAAGCCGCTTCCGAGTTGGCCCAATCGCGTGCAGCCGAAGCCGAGGTCGCTGTGGTGAGGGCCGAGAGAGAGCGGCAGGCTCGAACCGATGCGGCCAGAGCGCAACGCGAAGGCATGCTTCAGGCGGCAGGCATGCTTGAATCCATTGTTTCCGGAATGAAAGACGCTTCAGGAGTCGTGAACAGCGAATCTGACAGAATTCTGGAAGGAGCCAACAGTCTGAGTCGTCGGGTGGAGAGGACAGCGGTATCGATGGAGCAGTTGTCCGGGTCGATCAATGAGGTGGCAGGAAATGCCGAAAAGGCGTCCAAGGCTGCCGCAATAGCGCAAAACCGTGCCCGCGAAGGGGCTGGAGTGGTGCGTAAGACCGTCAATTCTATAGGCGACGTGCACCATATTACGGAGCAACTCAAGATTAAGGTCTCCAGCCTTGGTTCCAAGGCAGACTCCATTGACAAGGTCATGACGGTCATATCGGATATTGCAGATCAGACCAACCTGCTGGCCCTCAACGCAGCCATTGAAGCGGCGCGGGCCGGTGAAGCCGGTCGGGGGTTCGCCGTAGTGGCGGATGAGGTGCGCAAACTGGCCGAGAAAACCATGGATGCCACTCGTGAGGTCGGTGTTTCCATCACCGATATCCAGACTGATGTACGGGAAAACATACGCGGCATGGATATGGCCGCTGACAAGGTGGATTTGGCCAATGCGCTGGCAGGAGAGTCCGGCGATGCGCTAAACGAAATAATGGAGTTTTTCGAGTCCATGACACGGCAGGTAGAGGCTATTGCGGCCGCCAGCAGTCAGCAGTCCGTGGCAGGTGAGGAAATCAACAGGGCCGTTTCCGAGGTGGATGCCGTCTCGAGTGAAACCGCTCTGGCAGTGAATGGGACAGGTAGCGCCATCTTTGCGTTGACGAATCAGATCGAAACACTTTCGAAGCTTCATGGGCTGTTTTTGCTGTTGGGTGAAGGACGGGTGCAGGAAGAGGTTGCCGAATTGTCCAGAGATCCCCTGCTGTCCAGTTCTGACCGATCACGTCAGCAGGAAATTCTGAACAGGGTCGTGCATGGAAACTCGGGGCTTGAGATTGCCTGGATAACAGATTCAGCCGGTATTCAGGTGACGGAGTGTGCTCAGGCTCATGGGGTATCTGCAGGCACTGTCACGGGCTGCGTGGGAACCGACTGGTCTGATTTCGATTGGTTTCAGGAACCAATGCGAACTGGTGAAACCTATATTTCCAACATTTATCATTCAAGGGCCGTTGATGACTATTGCCTGACTGTTTCAACGCCTGTGAGAAATCCTGGTGGAGACATCGTAGGTGTTCTGGCCGTGGATGTCCGGCATGGTGCATGA
- a CDS encoding GGDEF domain-containing protein encodes MTISSHCSAETSNISNILKTAGIGDDPNWMAVILFVRNLLTKLSVYTDDKKAEIQRDICTEILKRDFSDEHYDVIIAMLDMYIMQNIGTQELEEALTREKKSAAMLLQEMNDIINSMQGVNKRHSERLDTFNATAVNAIQDGSSSTAILTRVRGMFQELITEFKDEARELSAKADHFERTANFDPLLTGLYNRRAMESFINGAVRECDKNSTPLSLMMVDVDHFKRVNDTYGHQAGDDVLRALGNIISAHALQYNGFAARYGGEELVIVVKDMDLGRAAIKSEAVRADVENYDFRVRTDGKLSDVPLRFTVSVGVAQLQTGWNSSTLISAADSALYKAKNFGRNRVCVASS; translated from the coding sequence ATGACTATCTCCTCTCACTGTTCAGCCGAAACCAGCAATATAAGCAATATTCTGAAAACTGCGGGAATAGGAGATGATCCTAACTGGATGGCTGTCATTCTGTTTGTTCGTAATCTACTCACAAAACTGAGTGTCTATACGGATGACAAAAAGGCCGAGATTCAACGGGATATTTGTACTGAAATTTTGAAGCGAGACTTTTCTGATGAACACTACGACGTCATCATTGCCATGCTCGACATGTACATTATGCAAAATATCGGCACGCAGGAGCTTGAAGAAGCACTGACGCGGGAAAAGAAATCTGCGGCCATGCTTTTGCAGGAAATGAATGACATCATCAACTCCATGCAGGGAGTCAATAAACGGCATAGTGAACGACTGGATACATTCAATGCAACTGCCGTCAATGCCATTCAGGATGGCTCAAGCAGCACAGCGATTCTCACCAGGGTCAGAGGCATGTTCCAGGAGCTCATCACCGAATTCAAGGATGAAGCCCGGGAGCTCAGTGCCAAGGCTGACCATTTCGAAAGAACAGCGAATTTCGACCCGCTTCTGACCGGCTTGTATAACCGCCGCGCCATGGAGTCCTTCATAAACGGCGCAGTCAGGGAGTGCGACAAAAACAGCACTCCTCTGAGCCTGATGATGGTCGACGTGGATCACTTCAAAAGGGTCAACGACACTTACGGTCACCAGGCCGGGGACGATGTTCTCCGTGCGCTGGGAAACATTATCTCAGCCCACGCATTACAATACAATGGTTTTGCGGCAAGGTACGGCGGCGAGGAACTGGTAATCGTGGTCAAGGACATGGACCTCGGCAGGGCGGCCATCAAATCGGAAGCTGTAAGGGCTGATGTTGAAAATTACGATTTCAGAGTGCGCACTGATGGCAAACTTTCAGATGTCCCGTTACGCTTCACCGTCTCGGTGGGCGTGGCCCAATTGCAGACCGGGTGGAATTCAAGTACGCTGATCAGCGCAGCAGATTCAGCACTCTACAAAGCCAAGAACTTCGGCCGAAACAGAGTTTGTGTCGCTTCATCTTAA
- a CDS encoding DUF2784 domain-containing protein, with product MTDSQILLLADIVLVIHFTIAGYLALGLPVIWIGRMLGWQFIHNPWFRYSHAGLMGVVLFESLVGIFCPLTAWEGALRRAAGQHGAGQGESFVSHWFGKILFHEFNDTAYTVAYGLFFVLVVLTLLLVPVRKKRKKMPNKQPN from the coding sequence ATGACGGACAGTCAAATCCTGTTGCTGGCCGACATCGTTCTGGTGATTCATTTCACCATAGCCGGTTACCTGGCACTGGGGCTCCCGGTTATCTGGATTGGGCGTATGCTGGGTTGGCAATTCATCCACAACCCATGGTTTCGCTATTCCCACGCCGGGCTCATGGGAGTTGTCCTCTTTGAGTCGCTGGTCGGCATATTCTGTCCTTTGACTGCCTGGGAGGGAGCCTTACGCAGGGCAGCCGGGCAACACGGAGCAGGACAAGGGGAGTCCTTCGTGAGCCACTGGTTCGGAAAAATCCTGTTCCACGAGTTCAACGACACAGCCTACACCGTTGCCTACGGCCTTTTTTTCGTACTCGTCGTACTCACCCTCCTGCTTGTTCCTGTTCGCAAAAAGCGGAAAAAAATGCCGAACAAACAACCCAATTAG
- a CDS encoding alpha/beta hydrolase, with product MERVHKTCVSVYTATMWTALKILAFLGLCYAAVIVRMYFSQQKMLYYPKKEMTASPGDIGLTHTDIWITNRLGTRIHGWWLPHGAPRFTLLFSHGNGGNISHRLDSLRIFHDLGLNVLVYDYSGYGKSQGVPGEAATQADARAAWDWLVQEQGVAPDSIILFGRSLGGAVTAGLAAELADTTTPPAGLIMESTFTSVPDMGAYMYPWLPVKFLAQYNYDSTANLARIQLPSLFLHSPDDDIVPFALGHKLYQDYHGPKSFLELSGDHNSGFLFSGKVYPEVLNRYLSSLEKDSD from the coding sequence ATGGAAAGGGTCCACAAAACCTGTGTGTCCGTGTATACTGCCACCATGTGGACAGCGTTAAAAATTCTTGCCTTTCTCGGCCTTTGTTATGCCGCAGTCATTGTACGGATGTACTTCTCCCAACAGAAGATGCTCTATTATCCAAAAAAGGAAATGACAGCTTCACCCGGTGATATCGGCCTGACTCACACTGATATTTGGATAACCAACCGACTCGGAACACGCATTCACGGGTGGTGGCTGCCTCATGGTGCCCCGCGTTTCACCCTGCTTTTTTCCCATGGAAACGGGGGGAATATATCTCATCGACTCGATAGCTTACGTATTTTTCACGATCTGGGACTCAACGTGCTTGTCTACGATTATTCGGGTTACGGTAAAAGCCAGGGGGTTCCCGGTGAAGCCGCAACCCAAGCCGATGCCCGGGCAGCCTGGGACTGGCTTGTGCAGGAGCAGGGAGTTGCTCCCGACTCCATCATCCTCTTCGGCAGAAGTCTTGGCGGAGCCGTGACCGCAGGCCTTGCCGCAGAATTAGCAGACACCACAACACCACCCGCCGGACTCATCATGGAATCAACCTTCACTTCCGTCCCAGACATGGGGGCATACATGTACCCGTGGCTCCCGGTGAAATTTCTGGCACAGTACAATTATGACAGCACCGCCAATCTCGCCCGTATTCAGCTGCCCAGCCTCTTTCTGCACAGCCCTGACGACGACATCGTGCCCTTCGCCCTAGGTCACAAACTCTATCAGGACTATCATGGGCCGAAGTCGTTTCTGGAGCTGTCAGGAGATCATAACTCCGGCTTTCTCTTCTCAGGCAAGGTCTACCCTGAAGTTTTGAACCGTTACCTGTCATCTCTCGAGAAGGACTCCGACTGA
- a CDS encoding molybdenum cofactor guanylyltransferase translates to MKIAGIILAGGLGTRMGHVKKAFMEIGGKTILDRLLSVYRPLFSEILISARAREDFVQYGLAVAEDRFEARSSLTGIHAGLHAMQADYGFFAACDAPFVQAGLIERLLAEVTPDADVIIPLKEDGYREPLCAVYSKRCLPYIEAQLKNENYRIIDFFDQVNVKEIPLARLREGDPDQVSFFNVNSPDDLRQANTLAKELAL, encoded by the coding sequence ATGAAAATCGCAGGTATTATACTGGCCGGAGGGCTTGGCACCCGCATGGGGCATGTAAAAAAGGCATTCATGGAAATTGGCGGTAAAACCATTCTTGACCGGTTGCTTTCGGTCTATCGCCCGTTATTTTCTGAAATACTGATTTCAGCTCGCGCCCGTGAGGATTTCGTGCAGTACGGACTAGCTGTTGCCGAGGATCGGTTTGAAGCCCGAAGTTCTCTGACGGGCATTCATGCCGGGCTGCACGCCATGCAGGCGGATTACGGGTTCTTTGCGGCCTGTGACGCCCCGTTTGTTCAAGCCGGGTTGATCGAGCGACTTCTTGCGGAAGTCACTCCCGACGCTGATGTCATTATCCCTTTGAAGGAAGATGGCTATAGGGAACCGCTGTGTGCCGTTTATTCCAAACGATGTCTGCCATATATCGAAGCTCAGCTTAAAAACGAAAACTACCGGATTATTGACTTCTTCGATCAAGTGAACGTCAAAGAAATCCCTCTTGCCCGACTCAGAGAAGGCGACCCCGATCAGGTCTCATTTTTCAACGTCAACAGTCCGGATGATCTCCGCCAAGCGAACACCCTCGCCAAGGAACTTGCCCTTTAA
- a CDS encoding cyclase family protein, protein MRTPMHVIDLSHIIHTGMPVYPGDESANLRRTHFVNRDGFAQTILTMSSHTGTHLDTAAHLFADAPGLDCLGPDNFTGWGAVVDLTGINKPFIEPTDLTDLSDTNGLDFVLLRTGWDIHWKTDRYYADFPALSETAARFLGGLGLKGVGMDTPSPDPVHSQTLPAHIALLDHGLIIVENLTNIGELPSEGFIFCCLPLRLKDGEGSPVRAVGMTF, encoded by the coding sequence ATGAGGACCCCCATGCACGTCATCGACCTGAGCCACATCATCCATACCGGCATGCCGGTTTACCCCGGCGACGAGTCAGCCAACCTGCGACGCACGCATTTCGTGAACAGGGACGGATTTGCCCAGACAATACTGACAATGAGCTCACACACGGGGACCCACCTCGACACGGCGGCACATCTTTTCGCAGACGCTCCCGGCCTCGACTGCCTGGGACCAGACAATTTCACCGGGTGGGGTGCGGTGGTGGACCTGACCGGAATCAACAAACCATTCATTGAACCGACCGACCTGACCGACCTGTCGGACACAAACGGATTAGATTTCGTTCTTTTACGTACCGGCTGGGATATTCACTGGAAAACAGACCGTTATTACGCTGATTTCCCTGCCCTGTCAGAAACGGCCGCACGGTTTCTCGGAGGACTCGGGCTCAAGGGAGTCGGCATGGATACGCCCTCGCCAGATCCAGTCCATTCACAGACTCTTCCGGCACACATCGCATTGCTGGACCACGGACTCATTATTGTCGAGAACCTGACCAATATCGGAGAACTGCCGAGTGAGGGATTCATTTTTTGCTGTCTGCCGCTCCGGCTCAAGGACGGTGAAGGTTCGCCAGTTCGAGCAGTGGGGATGACTTTTTAA
- a CDS encoding tRNA-dihydrouridine synthase family protein, whose product MKTMDETTKKTLTDLLNRPLSISGKTVANRLWLAPMAGLGHVAYREVLNSYGGCGLTFTEMCSAKGVPTEKPSVSPMFRWREEELGHLVCQIFGATPEEMAPAARRIEDEGFFGVDINMGCSVSGIVKRNAGAALLKNPDAALAAVKSVRKAVSIPVFVKFRTGWTPDVGPAVKLARQFEAEGVDCLVFHPRVAPDKRTKPPIIDHIRAITEAVSIPVFGNGDIVTPEDCLNMLETTGCAGVSVGRMAIARPWLFAEWTTGYTPTETCFRDYAFQLADTLDQYFEPVRALKRFKLFTIYFAANFTYGHSLQSKFLGAKNMDDIRNVIRNHVKTDMRLTKRPNMNIYSI is encoded by the coding sequence ATGAAAACGATGGACGAAACCACCAAAAAAACACTGACCGACCTCCTGAACCGTCCGCTCTCCATTAGCGGAAAGACTGTTGCCAATCGACTCTGGCTCGCGCCCATGGCTGGTCTGGGACATGTGGCATACCGCGAGGTACTCAACAGCTATGGCGGCTGCGGCCTGACATTCACCGAAATGTGCAGCGCAAAGGGTGTGCCCACGGAAAAGCCCTCCGTTTCGCCCATGTTTCGCTGGCGAGAAGAAGAATTAGGCCATCTGGTCTGTCAGATATTCGGAGCCACCCCAGAAGAAATGGCTCCTGCGGCCCGGCGCATCGAAGACGAAGGCTTTTTCGGTGTAGACATCAACATGGGGTGTTCCGTGTCGGGAATCGTCAAACGCAATGCCGGCGCGGCCCTGCTCAAAAATCCGGACGCGGCGCTGGCTGCCGTGAAAAGTGTGCGCAAAGCCGTTTCCATTCCCGTGTTCGTCAAATTTCGCACAGGCTGGACGCCGGACGTTGGCCCTGCCGTGAAGCTTGCCCGTCAGTTTGAGGCCGAAGGTGTCGACTGCCTTGTCTTTCATCCCCGTGTGGCACCGGATAAACGCACCAAACCACCCATAATCGACCACATACGAGCCATTACCGAAGCGGTGTCCATCCCTGTCTTTGGCAACGGAGACATCGTCACTCCCGAAGACTGTCTGAATATGCTCGAAACCACGGGATGCGCAGGCGTTTCCGTAGGCCGCATGGCCATTGCCAGACCATGGCTTTTTGCCGAATGGACTACGGGTTACACCCCGACAGAAACGTGTTTCCGCGACTATGCCTTCCAACTGGCCGATACTCTGGACCAGTATTTCGAGCCTGTCCGTGCCCTTAAACGGTTCAAACTTTTCACTATCTATTTTGCGGCCAACTTCACCTATGGCCACAGCCTGCAATCCAAATTTCTAGGCGCAAAGAACATGGACGACATACGAAACGTCATACGAAACCATGTCAAAACCGACATGCGTTTGACCAAACGGCCGAATATGAACATCTATAGCATCTGA